A portion of the Candidatus Pristimantibacillus lignocellulolyticus genome contains these proteins:
- the obgE gene encoding GTPase ObgE: protein MFVDKAKIFVKGGDGGNGLISFRREKYVENGGPYGGDGGNGGNLIFRVDEGLRTLMDFRYQKHFKADRGERGKVKGMHGASAEDTIVRIPPGTTITDDDTGEIIADLTRHGQQIIIAKGGRGGRGNMRFATPTNPAPYIAENGETGEEHWVVLEMKVMADIGLVGFPSVGKSTLLSVVSGARPKIGAYHFTTISPNLGVVEVGDGRSFVMADLPGLIEGAHEGIGLGHEFLRHVERTRVIIHVIDISGTDGRDPFDDWIKINNELRLYNEKLADRPQIIAANKMDMPQSADNLEIFLEQLKEYDGDKEHVIVPISSLTRDGINELLYKAADVLDIVEKQLAEEQAQDIVPEEGEQRKIFKYERKKESSFKISRDNEDYVLESEDVDRFMKRFNMTSYDAVMKFAKMLRSMGVDDELRRRGAKDGDTVRIGEYTFEFFEGSDYDPNN, encoded by the coding sequence ATGTTTGTCGATAAAGCTAAGATATTTGTAAAAGGCGGCGACGGTGGTAACGGTCTGATCTCATTCCGACGTGAAAAATACGTTGAAAATGGTGGACCTTACGGTGGTGACGGTGGTAATGGCGGTAATTTGATCTTTCGTGTTGATGAAGGTTTAAGAACGCTAATGGATTTCCGTTATCAAAAACACTTTAAAGCTGACCGTGGGGAACGCGGTAAAGTAAAAGGAATGCACGGAGCAAGTGCAGAAGATACAATTGTACGCATTCCACCTGGAACAACCATCACTGATGATGATACAGGAGAAATAATTGCCGATCTTACAAGACATGGGCAACAAATTATCATTGCCAAAGGTGGACGTGGCGGTCGTGGTAATATGCGTTTTGCTACGCCAACTAATCCAGCTCCATATATTGCGGAGAATGGTGAAACTGGTGAAGAGCATTGGGTTGTTCTTGAGATGAAAGTAATGGCAGATATCGGCTTAGTTGGTTTCCCAAGCGTAGGTAAGTCAACATTGCTTTCAGTAGTTTCAGGAGCGAGACCGAAAATTGGTGCATATCACTTTACAACAATATCACCAAATCTAGGTGTTGTTGAAGTTGGTGATGGAAGAAGCTTTGTAATGGCTGATCTTCCTGGACTAATTGAAGGTGCACATGAAGGTATTGGACTAGGTCATGAATTTTTACGTCATGTAGAGCGTACACGTGTTATTATTCATGTTATTGATATATCAGGAACTGATGGTCGTGATCCATTTGATGATTGGATAAAAATTAATAACGAATTACGTCTTTATAATGAGAAATTAGCTGACAGACCACAAATTATTGCAGCTAATAAAATGGACATGCCACAATCTGCCGATAACTTGGAAATATTCCTAGAGCAATTGAAAGAGTATGATGGCGACAAAGAACATGTTATCGTACCTATTTCTTCATTAACAAGAGATGGTATTAATGAGCTTCTATACAAAGCTGCTGATGTACTGGATATCGTTGAGAAGCAATTGGCCGAAGAACAAGCACAAGATATCGTTCCTGAAGAAGGCGAGCAACGTAAAATATTCAAATATGAGCGTAAGAAAGAATCAAGCTTCAAAATTTCTCGTGATAATGAAGATTATGTGCTTGAAAGTGAAGACGTTGATCGCTTTATGAAACGCTTCAATATGACTAGTTATGATGCCGTAATGAAATTTGCAAAAATGCTACGTAGTATGGGTGTTGATGATGAACTTCGTAGACGTGGTGCAAAAGATGGCGATACGGTTCGTATTGGTGAATATACTTTTGAATTCTTTGAAGGTTCAGATTATGACCCGAATAATTAA